The sequence CCGCTCCTGGGGGGCATTACTGCTCCTCTCTAGTTCAAGGACCTATCCGCTTCATCATGCAGTTAAACCCGTGGAGAATCACCGTGTATGCCGGGAATAGCGGGTGCGACGGCTGTGGCTGACCGCTCGGGGTCATGGGTAGGTTGCCCCGGTCCTGTAGGGGGTTAAGACATAGGCGCACCCTCCTATGCAAGACATATTGCACTCCTGAATGCAGTGAACTGGTTATATCTATATGATGGTGATACTAACCTAAAATTAACCTCTTAAACCCAACCTAAGAACATCCCAGTTAAGTTTAATCGGCATTACTCACTTCTGattcaaatctttttttttttttttttttcaaacaaggaaacatttaataataaataaaaaaaaaatatttgtcatgTGGAATCTATGATATAAACttattattagaatttttttttcaaacaaggaaacatttaataataaataaaaaaaaatatttgtcatgTAGAATCTATGATATAaacttattattataatttttttattttttttttaagtgagtgTTGTGTCTCAACCAGAAATATCGACAAATAAATTTGATCAATTTAGGATAGTGCGCTTCTTACGCCcaagtgttaaaaataaaaggaatggcaCCTTACAAATTCCAAATATACAACTccatatgaatgtatgtataaaaaacagaaagggggaaaaaacacaatatagcgTAAtatagttaacaaaaaaaaatccaattaaatGTAGGCAATGAGCAGTCCTGTATAAGGAGGAGCAGAGTGGACCTTGAGAgactttctatttatttttatttatttgatttttttatttaattttatttatatattttttttatggaagtcTGCAGCTTTATGAAAGCACTCTcatattggagaaaaaaaatattttttatatctttttttaaaaaaaatatttattattcattaaccCTTCTATGCCTCCATTGAACACATATCTACTTGAAGAAACTGGATCcggaaatattttttgttaactatattacactatattatttgttctgttttttatatatacattcatatggaGTTGTACATTTCGACATACATGCagacctcccaacagtcctctTTTTTTGGAGGACAGTCCCTATCCCAAGTAGCTGCCTCTCTGTCCTGCTTTGGAGGTCAATGGGGATCGTTGGCCAGTGGGGGGAGAACCTCAGAtaaaaatttttacaaaattaaaataaaatggcaaagCAATCAAACAAGGAAGGAAATTTCAGGATTGTTACCCAACCACCGGGGCAGGGAGACAATTATATGCAAATTATGAATACAACATTTCGCAACCGTTGGGGATCTTgagcaataaaaaggtattcGAAATGAAATGCCTGTGTCATCGACTGTGTATAAAAGAACCCAGAGACGGATACGGCTCATTATTTTACCTTTGATTATTCTGGAGTTGTTATCAATAGAACTTCACCTTAAAACCATGTCTGGAGTCAAAGGAGGACAACAGAAGAAATGCCCCGAGCCCTGTCCGGAGCCATGCCCTCCACCCCAGCAATGCCAGGATCGTAAGTttccagtctttttttttactttggctaaaatattttaaaaaaaataaaaaaaaaaataaaaaaaaacttgtaaatTGCTTGCAGATTGGGAAAGATCagctttaattttaatttatgatttggttttattACATCATGATTACATCAAGCTTGTTAATTAAATGAGATAAAGCATcccaaaattatttgttttgttacgcttctatggcaacaacctacataatacaacaataataataataattatatataatatgtatttaatttattgctATTAGCAGACAAAGTAGAATTCAAGAATTCAGATTTGTTGTAATGTTGACGTAAAGGGCcattaaaaatattagtttttttctttcagcttgCAAGCCGGTGTGCCCAGAACCAGAGCAAAAATgcccaccaccaccacaaggTAATCATCTATTTGAACTCATCAAAACACTATAAGAAcactaaaaatatatgactacTCTTATCAAGCGTAGACAGAATTTTATTGTACTTTTTCCATttaatcctattttttttttatttttttattaaaatgaaaaatgaattcCAAGATAAAAATCAGGAAAAACGACGGGGATCTCAACAGGCGCAGCTTGTAGGATAGAAGAGAGAGTGGatatgaaataaacatttaaatattaaaagagaTTTATCATAGCACAAGTATATTTCACAgacgttagaacaagaggtcatgatctaaaacgaaagttttttttattatattattttttattatattttattatatttttattatatatatatatttattatatatttatttatttattatttattatatatttattatatatttttttatatttttattatattttatttttttcatgtattttttttttttaacgaataTCTAACGCTTTCTTGTGTTTGTATCTTTAGAGCCGTGTAAGCCAATTCCACAGTGTCCTCAGGACCAGCAGTGCGTGAAGAAGTGAAGAGGAGGCGTTCGAAGCCACTGAACCGTAGACCCTCTGAATCCCAAAAAAACATGTGGTTTACaaactgtatttattaaaatctgTGTTGCCGATGACACATTATTGACTGTAATAAATCgctataaaagtataaaatgattGTTTCGTATCTTGATGGGCTGGGCTCAAAGTCCTGGGGGTATTTTTGCGTGGTCTTTGTTGTGggattcttattattattataaactcCATAGTTAAAGGAGAAGTATTTGTCTTGGGGTACATAActtcatacctgagaactctccaggtgtccccggagtctctgggtgactCCCTACTTCCCTGGGTCACTTATAGGGGAGGGACATTTGGTTATGCCCATTACCTGCCCACTTTCATCCCATTCTCCGCCCACTAAAGACAGCCCTGCCCCTTCttaaagccactcccccagaagaagGAGATCTTCGGGTAGCCTGCTCTAGGAAGCTCCTCGGTATCCATAGCCTTGTTTTTTAACACCACAtacaggttttattttttctttaccaaTTAGGTTTGAAGGTAAGAGACAATTTTAACTTAAGGATGTCCAGATCTAAAGGTGGCAAAACGAATGTCACTCCCCTCCCCTGATTGTTCCATGGGCCGGTTAAAAAGGATCTACCACTGACTACGTTCATTTCTATAGAGTACTGAACTTGGGAAAAGTGAAATATGGACAGATATGTCATTtatctattatttctattaatatataGAGGCCTgccacgtcaatgtctggcttagtatgtAGTGATGGAATtaagctgtaccaccatcagtgtctggcctgtatatagtgataggaattatgatgtaccatatctgttcagtaaatgttatttatttaaacttagttaattatttataggttaatattttttttcagatttctagtttttttttccagttgacatacagtttacagatctatgaaataaatattctttaagTTGGATATGCTTCCACATGCTACTTTTTTCTGGTTTTATAGCATGCGCCAGACATATCCAGCCGCTAGTCGCACCCATTTTGCTGCTGGAGATGTCGACCAGCGGCCAGATTGCCAGTCCAAGCCCGCCCACAATCCAACCAGTTCCTATCTATACCCTGCGTACACAgccattattatatttaatacaacCAGGCAAAACGCAGAATTAAATGcgggaaaatgttttaattattgtgTGATTAATAGAACAAATCAGTACGaatatattaattcattcattgatTAAATAGATGTTACAGTAAGAAACGAGATATAAATTTGACGTAATTCAGGTTGTCCACGAGGAAGAATTCCCAAACTTTTCCGGTGTTCACTTTTTCCAGTACTTTTGATCCTGCGGGACGCACGGCTCTAAAGTAAAGAAATATTACTCGGTGTATACGATTATCATAAATCAGGcacatttaatatttgtagTAAACCAGGAGATAAAAGAATGAAAAGTTTTTGGAATATATCATTAAAGCTACTGTTCCACTCCCTCTGCTGAATGTAACGAATTGTAGCGTTAGGCGCATcaatgctaatttttttttttttgctttgaacacttaattgtcatgtgacacaaaagctggTATTGATGGGTTGTTGCCATAGTAattaagtaattattttttcactcaAAAACATACTAGAGTGTAATTACGAGAGTGTAATTAATGTCCTAtctaagtgggacagcacctttaaagagGGAATGGCATTCTCACATAAACTGAAGTTACTAGAAAGACAACTATgccataaaataatgaaataaatctgCTGAATTAGCATCATAGCTGGAGTTCTCCATCTCCAAAGGGAGTGGCTTATTCGGGGGCGGGGTTATCTACACATCAGCGTGGGCCTAGCCAATCAATGGGTGTGGCTAGCTACGGGAGGGCAGGGCTATCCCCAAGTAGCGTTAATTGGGTTAGGAGAACGCGAgtgtgacccggagaccccTGGGAGCactgcttcacccggagactccgagTCAAACCCAGAGATGATTATCCTCCAGAACAGAATAGATTTATCATGAAGCTCATTTACGCTGGAAGCTTTCTATAACAATGCaacattataaaaaagataaaagttaTTTACTTAAAAAGGGTACGGTTAAGAAACGTTCTTACCTTGGGGTGGTGGGCATTTTGACACTGGTTCGGGGCATTTTGGCTCTGATTAAAGGCAAAACGGTAACGCGTTAATGCTGCAGGACTGGGTCGTCATTAagaatagaaagaaagaaaaaataacaaaagaaaagcaaagttCTAAAAATGTTACCTTGTGGAGGTGGGCATTTTGTGACCGGTTCAGGACACAGCGGTTCTggatcaaaatagaaaaaaaaacgttttttctaaattaagtaaaataacaGCAAGGGCTGCAAACCAAACATAACTACTCCGGTATCTACTTTTCTAAAGGTGAAACATTTTTTGCGGTTTTATTCCCTAAGGatctttttaaagtatatttaataaatattttaaaataatatataataatttataataatatataatataatattatataaaataaaaatatatatatttatttttttttaataataatgacttTTAACAATTATTCCAACAAACAAGTGTTCTAACAAATttagtaaaatacattatagtTATCAATATatcattaaagctgctgttccactccTGCTGAATGTAACGCATTTGTAACTAATTGTAGCATTAGGAGCATCAACGcgaattttttgttgttgctttgaacacttgtcatgtgacacaaaagctggTATTGATGGGTTGTTGCCATAGTAattaagtaattattttttatgtaaaaacataCTAGAGAGTCTAATTAATGTTCTAtcaaagtggaacagcacctttaaagagGGAATGGCATTCTGACATAAACTGAAGTTACTAGAAAGACAACTATGCcataaaagaatgaaataaatCTGCTGAATTATCATCATAGCTGGAGTTCTCCATCTCCTAAGGGAGTGGTTTATTCAGGGGCGGGGTTATCTACACAGCAGCGTGGGCCTGGCTAATCAATGGGTGTGGCTAGCTACGGGAGGGCAGGGCTATCCCCAAGTAGCGTTAATAGAGTTAGGAGAACGCGAgtgtgacccggagaccccGGGGAGCactgcttcacccggagactccgggtcaaacccagagatgATTATCATCCAGAACAGAATAGATTTATCATAAAGCTCATTTACGCTGGAAGCTTTCTATAACAATGtaacattataaaaaagataaaagatatTTACTTAAAAAGGGTACGGTTAAGAAACGTTCTTACCTTGGGGTGGTGGGCATTTTGACACTGGTTCGGGGCATTTTGGCTCTGATTAAAGGCAAAACGGTAACGCGGTTAACACGGAGTGGATCGGcataacaaaaaaggttttctaaattaagtaaaataacaGCAAAGGCTACAAACCAAACATAACTACTCTACTACTTTTCTAAAGGTGAAAAATGTTTTGCGGTTTTATTCCCTAAGGGtcttaaagtaaatattttaaaataatatataacaatttataacatataatataatattatataaaataaatatatgtttttttatttattttttaataataatgtgttcttacaaatttagtaaaatacattaaaagagATAATCATGTCTTATCCAGACAACCAATCAGTTTGAAAAATTttaagtataataaataaaaataaatataataaaattaaaaataattgaatacattgCAACATAACGTGTACAAAACAAATCAAACATGAGCGTTTTATAAAGAATTAAGTTACCCATAATGCATTTAATTATTACTTTAGAgagtgtaaaaatatataattatatatatattttttttaaaaaaaaaattctttaaaacctAACTTCAGTACTAGtccacaaatttttttttcattttattttgaggTTTACCTACTAAAAAACGAGGATAGTAGATGAGCTACCATCAGAGAAGACATTTAAATGCATCATCTTCACCATGCGTTATGAATGAGCAACCCAAAGGAGGTTCAACGCCTTCATTCAACAGGAGCCTGTTGAATGAAGGCGTTGAACCTCCTCTCGAGGATGGAAGACCATGAAGACAGAGGCTGGGTACTCGGTGGTACTCTGTGGGTCCAATCACAAGAGTATGGCAGAGGACATCAACCAGCGTTTTCACCAGAAGCACACACCTTGGACTTCAAGGCTTGAGTGGCCTCTCCATCTCATGTCTAGACACTATGTAGGTCCAGCTCATTCCTTTCTACAGAAGAACATCGCCAAAGGTGGCCCATCATAAAGCACAGTGAAGGTGATGAGTTGGACCATGGGACTCATAGTTCAGTGAATAGACTCTTCCGTTCTCCTTCAAACAACGTTAACAAAACAAGGCCAGCACAAGAGCAATGAACCCAAAATGGACTAGATTTCAAGAGACCCTTAATTATAAATGCAGAGAGTTTGACATGGACAGGTTCGAAAAACATAACAAATcggaatattatttattttgaaatatagatCGTATCGTTTAACAGTTGGAAAGAATTTCTTATAACTTTCGATATTTTCTATGACTCATTGGCTGTCACCGGCACGATTTATTAGGCCTGGCTTGGATTTGGCTTACCTTGGGGAGGAGGACATTTTTTCACAGGCTCGGGCTCGCAggctagaagaagaaaaagcaaTTTGTTATATTGCTATACACATCACAAATACAATACATCGAATAAAAGAGCACTAGAAGCCTACTAAACGATGGTCCTACTTACGTTCCTGGCATTTTTGGGGTGGTGGAGATGGTGGGCAAGGTTCTTGGTTCTTCTTCTGCTGTCCGTACATCGTTCTTCTCGGTTAGAGACGAAGAGATCGGTTGAAACTTTGAAAGGAAAGGAACTGTGTATGATGTCGGGCTATCGAGCGGTGCTTTTATACGTGCGCCGATTCGTTGTGAAACACTTGTTATTGGTATAGTCACTGGTATTACTCAAAAGACCCTAAAaatgatgacattgcattattaaaaagtaattaaaataattgtccGTCTGGCTTCCTTAAGGGCTGGGTAACATTCTTTCCTTCTCAAAGTATGTTTTCGACATGGTTTCATTTTCAGAATTCAGAGAGAAATGAGCATTCtagatcacaaaaaaataataataataagcggAGCAGCCAATGTTGAGCAAGAGGCCAATGAGTCcaccatttttctcttttttttagagcaaaatgTTGGTATGGTCAACATCTAGGGATTGGTAGGAAAGCTCCTAATAAAATTTGTTTGTCTCGACTATTGCAGGAACTTCTTAATTACAGACATACTCGGCATGCCGTTCTCCTGAGAGGAGGGGATGAGGTCTCCGACGTGAATTTGGAGGCCCACGTTGCTGGTTGACCAAAGTGGTCAAGTGAGGCTACAGCCCAGGACTACACACAAGTATCCCCGTTAGCTAAATAGGCGTGATGGCGTAGTAGCCCTATAAatggatggttttttttttaattcctgttTTATTGTcttaattaaatttaattaatttataaaacagaaataattaaACCTTGCTATTTCAATGCACAATTGGTGTGGATCTAcgcatcattaaaaaaaaaaaaatatatatttttcttttttaatggaaCTCAACAACTAAGGTCACTGACcacggtataaaaaaaaaaaaaaaaatattaagcctTTACGATAATAACAAAATTAGCTATAAAATAAGCTTGACCCAGATATGACGACGCTCAATAGCTCGCTTTATGTATAATAGGATCAATGTGTGTTATataggttttattttgtttatctaaaatgtttaaatattttacataatttttttttaatgattataaattaaaaaaaatatattatgtaatcTTTTTGAAATAGACCGTGAAATAGGAGGCTAAAAGTACTTAAAAGGACCCTCCAGTCATCATagggaagagaagagagagaatagggagagaagagagaaagggagatatgatagaaacattgaaataaatcACTGACATACTGCACTGAGAACAGTacaaaactcaaaaaaaaaaagaaaataataaaagaaataaataaaacaaaaaacctttttttcccacttAAAAATAATGCCCCCTAGCCCTTCCATTAtaagtgaaaaaatacaaataatcacTATACCTAAGACTCTTTAAGccaatagtataaaaaatatgtaatatggggtaatatgtaatatgtgggATATGACTGAACATTATTTCGGTAGTTTCTGTGAACATTTAAGCATGTttgtaaaatgtgatttttttttattttactatgttttttttaatctattatcactaataactcattattatgtgttatgtatttcTATGCGGCAAAACGGCCCTACTTCTCCTGAACAAAAATGATGTATAATGTGTGCGGCTTCGTCGATTATTGAAAAGAAACATCAAGGTTTAACAACCGAATGggataaataacaaaaaaatattttggtccttTGATTATGAAAACCTGAATTATCGTTTTGTTCCCTATGAGTTTGCCTCTTTCCACGTCCATCAGctcctgcactgcagctctggaaATGCatctttttataaattattattattattatttattatctttaatattattttttattattattatttttattattatctttaatattattatttattattattattattgtgattattttttattattattattattattattattattattattattttttattttttattttttttttattattattattataattttcagTCTGGTGAAAGGATACATAGTACGTACAACGGTAAGGTACCAATTATTAATTGGTGGGGCTGTTTGATAGCCGGTTGGACTAAACTATCTCTTTAATTATGAATGAACAGATATTTGTAGGTTTGGGGTATTTTAAAGGGGAAACGTACCATTAAAATCACCGAAATTACAGAAAAAGTGTAATTGTTTAAAAGTTCACCTAATGGAAGCTGAGACTGAGCATTACCTAATCAGTTTTTTCTGTTCTGACGTTCTCTCCCTTCCAAGACTGCCTGAACCATCAATCTAGAATGTAACAATAGGGTGACAGAGAAattaatgaggaggaataatcattaaaataattatctgTCTGCATTCCTTACGGGCTGTGTAATATTATTTCTCAAAGTATGTATTAGATACGGTTTCATTTTATCAGAATCGAAAGATGAACAATCTAGATCAGAAACATCAGCAAGCGGGGCAGCCGATAAGGAGTAAGGTGCCAAGAACTACCCCACTCTTCTCTGTTCAAAATGTTGGTATAGTTTTAGTTACAATCCAGAGATCGATAGGTAAAGTCCACCGCATTACGTGCCTGAGcatcataaaacattttgtctCAAGTATTGCAGGAACGTCTTAATTACAGACATACTCGGCATGCCGTTCTCATGAGGGTAGGGCGTGAAGTCTCCTACATGAATTTGGAGACCCACATGGTCTAAGAAGGCCACAGATGAGGACTAAATGCAATGATAGGCATTATTTTACAGGGGAATTTTGTCCTCCCCATCTTCAAGGCTTGTGGGAAGTGTGATGGGCAAAGCATATCCTTAACAATAGGGAGAGAGGActtcaggataaaaaaaataaggggaCAGAAATTAATAGTGATGGAACAATCATGTAGATCACGTAGAGCTTCAGGACTGGATGCACATTAGGTAGCATTTCACAGTGGCTGCACAGCACCCTGGTGCCTGGTAATCAAGGCGCTCAATGTTACGTGTCTCTATGGGAGAAGGACGGCACCACCATGGCAGTCCACATGGACCATAGACATGGTCAAGGTAGACCATGTATGAGATGAGAGGGAGGGGATATGTGTCAGCATATGTGTGTTTGCTAGTGAATGGAGTTAGCATGTGTGTCAGTACACGGTACTTGAGTGTCAGGAGTACTCCTGCAGTGTGCCCACCATACCAGTGCCTCCGCTCTGATACAAAAAGGGAAGCCAAAAGCACGCACGTTGAAAAGGTGTTGAGTAAAGGTATGTAGCGCACATAACATGGAGCCTCGGGGCAACGCCGAAGGTAGACACATTACTTTCCATAAGTTTTATTCTCAAACAAAGGTGAAATGATTTGTTTGGGTCCCGAAAGTAATGTCCAATAAGGAAACATACAAAAGGAACCAAGAGTCCAGAAATCGAGCCAATAGGTAAGGGAATCGAGCCAATAGGGAAGCCAAAGAACAACCACAGAAGAACGCTGAGCACTGTCAGGGAGGGGGTTTTTATTGGTGAATTGGGGCACCAAGCATAACGGACGTCACATACTCACCATGTGTCTGGAGTCTCCAACAT comes from Spea bombifrons isolate aSpeBom1 chromosome 11, aSpeBom1.2.pri, whole genome shotgun sequence and encodes:
- the LOC128468568 gene encoding small proline-rich protein 2D-like isoform X2, translating into MYGQQKKNQEPCPPSPPPQKCQEPCEPEPVKKCPPPQEPKCPEPVSKCPPPQEPLCPEPVTKCPPPQEPKCPEPVSKCPPPQEPCVPQDQKYWKK
- the LOC128468568 gene encoding small proline-rich protein 2D-like isoform X1, with the protein product MYGQQKKNQEPCPPSPPPQKCQEPCEPEPVKKCPPPQEPKCPEPVSKCPPPQEPLCPEPVTKCPPPQEPKCPEPVSKCPPPQEPCKPTPQCPQNQQEKCVKK